DNA from Synechococcus elongatus PCC 6301:
TATTAAGATTTCAGCGCCTTCATAACCCCCTCCACCTTTTTTAATTCTGTCCATTGCACCATTAATCCCTTTGCCATTGGTTCCAAGAATAGAAATAGCACTTCTACGATGAAAAAATAAGGTGTCTGACACTACTGCTGTTGACCCTGATCTTGTTTCTTGGGCAATTTTGCGCAGAACTAAAGCTCTTCGGATACGTTGCTGACGATGAGTAAAAAATTCAATTAGGCGGTTGAGGATGCCGTTGCCTTCTGTGACTTCTAGGTATTTGGCTATCGCAACAGCACCTTGCTCATAGAAATGTCGAATTTTTCCACGAGTAATCCATTCAAAATGCTCGCCTTCGTTAAGCTCCCATTCATCATCTAGATTCGCATCAAACTTTTGACAAACCTTATAGAGTTTTGATTTGCTGATCTTTAGTGCAACTGCAGTCTCGTCATCTGTTAGCAAAGTGTATTGAGCCATAACTTATCTCCCAAACAACAAGGAATCGCGCATTTGCTGAAGTTTTGAAAAAACTTCTGGATTACCCCCAGCATCTGGGTGATGCTCTTTAGCTAGTTGTCGAAAAGCGCTTTTGATATCTTCCACAGTTGCTTTTTTAGGATCTAAGCCAAAGACAATCCAAGGTCGAAAGTTTTTGAGGACATCAATGCCATTGATGCAGTTGGGTCCCACTTCATTTCGTTCATCAGGTGGTACTGCTACCCATGCGCGATAGAGTTCGAGCCAAGGCTGCTTGAGCCTTAAGTCGTAGTCTCGACCTTCGATCGCAACTTGAAAGCCTTCTGATTTTTTGAGTTGGGTAACAGTTGAACAGTTAAATGCTTGGCAAACGCCTGCTTTCAACTGGGCTAGGCTCAAGGGTTTGACTTTAGTGACTGGTGGCTGTTTCCCAGTGCTACTCTTCCCGCGAGAAGAGACCTTTTGCGATCGCGAAAACTGGGCAAATTCTAGGAAAACCTGTCGATCAATCCCGTAGCGATCGGCCAATTCTGTAGCGCGATCGATGACAGATTGTGGCAGCGCAGTCGATTTTGAAGCCATGCAGACCATGCCCAAAGAGAGCCGCAAGCTTCTACAGCTTATGGGGCTTTGCTCCTAGGTCAGCGACTTCTTAAATAGAAGTTCATGTTTTGCGTCACTGCGGAGTGCTATTCAGCCTAATGAGAGGTCGATCGCTAAAACTTAGCTTTCGCGTAGGACATAACCGACGCCGCGCACCGTTTGCACAAGCCGTTTTTCGCCTTCGATCTCAATCTTGAGGCGCAAGTAGCGAATGTAGACCTCAATTACATTCGACTCGCCCATAAAGTCATAACCCCAGACATTCTCAAGAATTTGCTCTCGCGTCAGCACTTCGCGCGGATGCTCCATCAAAAAACGCAGAAGATCAAATTCCTTCATGGTTAGGTCGATTTGACGACCATTACGAGCAGCACGCCGCGTGGAAAGGTCGAGGGTTAAGTTGCTGAATTGCAGATGTTCTTGAGCAGCAGGTTCTCGTTGTAAATAGAGCTGGAGTCGCCGTAAAAACTCATCGCTGCGGTAAGGCTTTAGTAAATAATCATCAGCCCCTGCTTCGAGACAGGCAACGCGGTCTTCAACGGTATCACGACCCATCAATAACAGAATCGGAATGGTTAAGCCGCGATCGCGCAGCTGTCGGCAGAATTGCAGACCTGATTGGCCGCCCGCCATGCGATCGACGATGACTAAATCAGGCTTCTGAAGATCGATTTGTGCAAATAAATCCTGCTGAACATTGGCGAGAGAGGTTCCATAACCGGCCTGGAGTAAGTCGCCTGCCATTTGTTGAGCCAAGCTGGAATCTGACTCGATCAATAAAATGTGTGGCGAGGCTGGCGCGATCATAGTTCTTCCTCACTCAGTAGCAGTCTCAGTAAATGAGTGTGCCCCTAGCTTTGATCGGGTGCGCTAGGCTTGGCAACATGGGGAAGTCCCCAACCCAACTTTTCTCGCAAAACTCGAAAGAATTCATTTGGCTGCAAACGAATAAACTGCGCAGGGTAGCGCGATCGCTGGATTAACACCCGGTCTTCTGGCCAAACATAGCAACCGGCATTGCCATCGACCACCATCATCAAGCGTTCCGGTGTTGCTGGAAAAATGGTCATGGGTTCCCGATTCGCAAAAACCAAGGCGCGTGAGGCGAGGGAATGCGGACAAATCGGCACCAATTGAAAGACGGGAACATCCGGGGTCACAACAGGACCACCAGAGCTGAGAGAGTAAGCAGTTGAGCCCGTGGGCGTAGAAACAATTACCCCATCCGCCGCAATATCAACCGGAACATGTTTGCCGATCGCCACCTCAAAATGACACATACTTGTCAGTGGCTCACGGTGTAGTGCCATTTCATTCAATGACAGTGCTTCCCACCGAATCAACTCACGGCGCAACACTTTGACTTCCATCATCGTGCGCTCTTCGATGCTGTATTCGCCTTTGCAAAGCTGCTCAATCGCAGCGGGTAAGCTGTCGAGATAAGCCTCAGCTAAAAATCCTAAATGTCCCGTATTGACAGTCAGCATGGGTACGCCAATCGGAGCTAGTTGCCGAGCTGCTGCGAGGACTGTTCCATCACCTCCCAAGACGATCGCCCAGCGGAGACTCGCATCAAAGCCGCGTGGCACTAAACTCTCGACGGGGGTATGGCAGATGACGGTGTCGGGATTGGAATAGCCCAGCAAGCCGGACTGGCTTGTTGCTAAACGGACACCCCAGCCGCGATCTTGGAGTTGCTGCTGCAATTCTTCAGCGATCGTGCAGGCTCTCGGTTTGCTGTCGTTGTAGATAATGCCAACATCTGGCACGCGAGTACTGCACGCTAAAGGCCAATTGCAGTTCCGATTTTATCAGGGCTTGGGAGTCCCGCTGTGCTCGCGGGGATCAGGGTGGTTCCTGATCCAGATTTAGGGCGATCGCCAGATGGCATCGGCCACTCGAGCCACATCGACCATCGCCGCCACATCGTGAACTCGTAAAATATCGGCTCCTTGGGCGATCGCTGCGCTACAAGCCGCTGCCGTCCCCCAGACGCGTTGCTGGGGATCGGGCTGATTAAGGATTTTGCCAATAAAGCTCTTGCGGGAGACACCTACCAACAGCGGGCAGCCGAGCGTGGTCAATTCTCGCTGACGTCGCAGGAGTTCCAAGTTTTGTTCAGCCGTTTTGGCAAAGCCGATCCCCGGATCGAGAATAATCCGCTCCGGTTGCACCCCCGCCGCGATCGCTGCCTCACGCCGTTCTACCAAGCTGGTTTGTACGGCTGTGACGACATCGTCGTAGTCGGTCAGTTGCTGCATGGTTTGTGGTGTGCCGCGCAGATGCATCAACACGATCGGTGCCTGCCGTTCGGCTGCCAGTGAGAGAATTTCAGGCTCGAAAGTCCCCCCGGAAATGTCATTGATCCAGTCTGCACCTGCTGCGAGGGCTGCAGCCGCGACCTCTACCCGCGTTGTATCGACCGAGAGGATCGGCTTTGATCCCAGCTCTGCCCGCAGCGATCGCACAACAGGGATCACCCGCGCTAGCTCAACCGCCAAGGGCACGGTTTCGGCTCCCGGGCGAGTTGACTGACCACCGATGTCGAGAATGTCCGCTCCGGCTTGCCAGAGCGCTTGACCTTGGGCAACGGCGATTGCGGGATCTAAGAACTGGCCACCATCGCTAAAGCTATCGGGCGTCACGTTGATCACCCCCATCAGGTAGGTCCGTTGGCCCCACTGCAGGGTTGAGCGATCGCTCATCAGTTAATTCCTTGCCACAGCACTGCAGTGTAGGCTGAATCAGCACGGATTTTGCGACTGCTGCTTTCCCAGGGCGATCGCTTGCTACGGTCCGTAATCTTGCGAAGCCAAGCATGTGTCGGCACGGCCTGCCGTGATAGTCTGTCTCAAGTGAGACTGCTGCGAGATTGTGAATAGCTCCTTTGGCTCGACCCCGGATGGCCTCCTAGAAATTGAAGCAGTGCAAAAAGCGATCAATCGATCGCGTGCCTCGGTTTACCGCTACATCAACAGTGATCGCCAGCAGCTCAACCCACCCTACGACCCTCGCAAACTGAATCCAGAGTTGCGGACTGACCATCGCGATCCCCTGCTCTTTCACCCCAACGAAGTCGCGCGCTTTGCCCGCGATGTCCTCAAAATTCGCCAAGTCACGGTCGAAGTCCTCAACGCACCCCAAACTCAAACCCAGGAATTGCTGACGGAGATTTTGGCAGAATTGCGGCTATTACGGCAGCTCTACGAGGCGCAATTGCCGCAGAAATAGCCTGCCCTAATCAAGACCCAGCGATCGCTCTCGCCTGAGCCTCGATACACATCACGGGTGCGATCGGAATACCGAGTTAGAAGCGCCCGCCCCCGCCGCAATTCGCTTGCAGAACGGCCGGCACGGTTTGACCCAGATTGACGTAGGCCTGTTGAATTTCGGAGCGCTCAACGGTGTTGAGGGTGCAGAAGTTGTCATTACCTGTAACAAAGCGCCGGTTAGCATCTTCGACAATTTCCGCATCGCTGTTGGTCGCAGCATTGGGAGTGGTATTGGATGGCGGAGGATCTGCCGCGATCGCAGTAGAGACCAGACCGGTGAGGGCGATCGACAAAAGGAAAAACTTCATGGTTTTCTGTCAGCCACGATGGGGCTATTGTTCCCCAAGCAAAAAGCCAACCCGACTTGGATTGGCTTCAACGCAGATCTCAAATAATTCGCGTTCGTGGTCCTGTAGCCAAGCTAACGATTCGCTGTATCCCTGGGTCAGGAATCGGATTTGGCTTGCTGGCGAGCAGCTCTCGACTCACGCCAAGCGGTGATCATCCGACCACCATTCAAACGAAACTCATCCCAGCCCAACAGGCTACCGTCTTGTTGCTCATCCCACGAGGCTGAGAGCAAACCGTAGGTCAAGCCCAGCACTCCTAGGCCGAAGCAGCCCATGGAAGCAAGGACCACCGCAGACGTTGGCAAGGGGATAATTTCGCGGCTAACGAGCCAGTAGCTCAGGAAGAACACGGCGACGCCCAAGCCCGTTGGCACCCCGGAGAAGGCTAATATGCGGCGCAGCATTCGCTGGCTAACAGCGTCAGGAATGCGCGTTTCCTCTAGCTTGGGTTGCGATCGCGAAACCTTCGATGACTGCTTAGGCTCTGACGCTTGAGTGGCGACAGGGGCTGGAGCCGCCGCCGCTTTGGCTGGCTTCGCTTTGCGCCGCTTGGGCTCAAACGGCAACCGGTCAGGCGTTGGTTTGCTCATCGGCCTTAGCCGCGGATACCGAGGCGCTCGATCAGGGCTTTGTAGCGATCGCGGTCTTGCTTGAGGATGTAAGCCAGCAGGCGTTTCCGCTGACCGATCAACCGCAGCAGACCTGTGCGGGAGGCAAAGTCTTTTTTGTTTTGCTGCAGGTGTTGGCTCAGGCGGCTAATCCGCTCGCTCAACACGGCCACTTGCACATCCGCCGAGCCAGTGTCGGTGGGGTGGATCTGGTAGGCCTCAAAAATTTCCTGCTTACGGGCTTGGGTCAGGGACATGGAACTCAGTCGCGCTTCAGCAAACTCTGATAGTAGCATGGCCGATCAACGGCTAAGCCATGCGATCGCTTCACGAATCCAATCTTCGGCGGGCTGCCCCGACTGGACAAGATTTTCTTGGGCGATCGCGGTCAAGGCTTGCAGGATTTCGCGATTGTTGTATCCCAGCGCCAGCAGGGTCATTTCCACATCCTCCTGTACTGCTGCGATCGGGGCTGCCGTCGCACTGGGGAGCAGGCCCGCCTCTTCGCGCCACTCCGCTAATTTGCTACGCAACTCCAAGGCGAGTCGTTCTGCGGTCTTCGCACCAACGCCGGGAGTCCGGCTCAGCAGACGCGTATTGCCCGCCACGATCGCCTGCACTAATTCCGCCAGACTTAAACTGTCGAGCAGCGCTAGCCCCAACTGGGGGCCAATCCCGCTGACGCTGATCAGCTGCCGAAACAGATCGCGCTCTGCCATTTGCAAGAAACCAAACAGCAGCCACTGATCTTCTCGGACCTGAAGATGGGTGAACACTTGTAGGGATTGACCAGCGGCAGGCAGCTCTACCAGCGATCGCGCTGGTGTTTGCACTTCGTAGCCAACTCCCTGCACATCTAATAAGAGCAAGAGTCGGCCGCTCTGCTTGCGAACGCCAGCCAGAGAACCTTGGAGATAGCCAATCATGACGGTCTGCGGAGTCAATGCCTGCGATCGCTAATCCTACGGGGCGGCGATCGTGAAATGACCGGTTGCTCCCACCCTAGGATCCTGCCTAGAAATGTCCTGCAGCGACCGATCCCAGATGAGACGGTTGTAATTCTCTCTAAACATTCGAAAGGAAGTCTGAAGTTCTGAGGGGATCGCCCGACGAATCGAATTGGGCTGGTTAAGCTGAAAGGGCCGCAAATCAAGGCTTATTGAGGCAGTTATGGCAGCGAATTTACTCGAACAACTCCGCGGAATGACGGTGGTTGTCGCAGACACCGGCGGCATTCAGTCGATCGCGACGTTCACCCCTCGCGATGCCACCACCAACCCTTCTCTGATCACAGCCGCGGCGCAAATGCCGCAGTATCAAAGCATTATTGATGACACGCTCCGCCAAGTTCGGACTGAGCTAGGCGCAGAAGCCCCTGTAGAAGCGATCGTGGCTGAAGCCATCGATGAACTGTTTGTCGCTTTTGGCTTGCGCATTCTCGAAATTGTGCCAGGGCGCGTTTCCACAGAAGTTGATGCTCGGCTCTCCTACGACACCGAAGCCACGATCGCTAAAGCCCGTAAGCTGATTGGGCTGTACGAGCGGGCAGGCATCCGCCGCGATCGCGTGCTGATTAAAATTGCCTCAACTTGGGAAGGCATCCGGGCTGCTGAAGTCCTGGAAAAAGAAGGCATTCATTGCAACCTGACCCTGCTGTTTGGCTTCCACCAAGCTGTGGCCTGCGCTGAGGCCGGCGTCACCCTCATCTCGCCTTTTGTTGGTCGCATCCTCGATTGGTACAAGAAGGAATCCGGACGCGACGCTTTCCCAGGGGCAGAAGATCCGGGCGTCCAGTCCGTCACCCAGATTTACAACTACTACAAAAAATTCGGCTATGCGACGGAAGTGATGGGCGCTAGCTTCCGTAACATCAGCGAGATCATTGAACTGGCGGGCTGCGACCTCCTGACGATCTCGCCGGGGCTACTGGAAGAGTTACGCCAGACCGAAGCGCTACTGGAGCGCAAGCTCGATCCCGCGATCGCTGAAAGCCTTGAGCTGGAGCAAATTCACCTCGATCGCGATCGCTTTGCTGAACTCCACCAAGCCGATCGCATGGCCAATGAAAAGCTAGACGAAGGCATTCGTGGTTTTTGCAAGGCGATCGATACCCTCGAAGGCTTGCTTAAGCAACGACTAGCCGTGCTGGAAGGCAAAGCCGTTTTCCACCACGCTGCCCACGAAGTTTTCAGCGTCTGCGACCTTGATGGCGATGGCTTTATCACCCGTGAGGAATGGCTGGGCAGCGATGCTGTCTTTGATGCACTCGACCTGAACAAGGACGGCAAGCTCAACGAAGAGGACTTGCTCGCCGGTCTCGGGGCTACCTTGCAAATGGCGGGGCGAGCGGTTGCGACCGTCTAAAAAGCGCTGACGCTGTGTTGATCGAAGACCTCAACTTGCCGTGATCGCAGTGGGTTGAGGTCCATTTTTTGTGGGATCTCGTCCGTCTCGAACAAAATCCTGAGTCTGGACTGCCTAGGATAGCCGGGACTTTGTGGGTGTGGAACGAGACATGGATTCTTTGGCAGCCTTGGCGCGCGATCGGGGCATTCGTTACTTTCTGATTGCCTTCACCGATCTATTTGGCGTACAGCGAGCCAAGCTGGTGCCAGCCAGCAGCATCGACCTCATGGCCACTAGTGGTGCGGGCTTTGCCGGTTTTGCAGCTTGGCTTGATCTCAGCCCAGCGGATGCGGACGTTTTAGCCATTCCCGATCGCGACAGTCTGTTCCAACTGCCTTGGCAACCGGAAGTCGCTTGGATGCCAGCAGATCTCTACCTCAACGATCAACCGCTGGAGCAAGCGCCGCGCTGGGTACTAAAGCGGGTTCTCTCGGTGGCTGAGTCCCTCGGCTATCGCCCCAAAACAGGGGTGGAGTGTGAGTTCTTCCTTCTGGATGAAACCGGAGATGCGATCGCTGATCCGCGCGATCGCCAGGCGAAACCTTGCTACGACCAGCAGTCCCTGATGCGGCGCTACGACCTGATTACCCAGATCAGTGAAGCGATGGAGGAACTGGGCTGGGGGCCGTATCAAAGTGATCATGAAGATGCCGACGGTCAGTTTGAAATGAACTGGACCTATGCGGATGCGCTAGTCACTGCCGATCGCCAGGCTTTCTTCAAGTACATGGTCAAAACTCTCGCGGAACGGCAAGGATTAAGGGCTACCTTTATGCCCAAGCCCTTCGCGGATTTGACCGGCAATGGTTGCCACATGCACCTTTCACTCTGGAATCGGGAGGGCACAACCAATACTTTTGTCGATCCGGTTGCGACTGCTCCCCTCTCGACCCTGGGCTATCAGTTTATTGGTGGATTGCTGCATTCGGCGGCATCCCTCTGCGCCCTCACCAACCCAACCATCAACTCCTATAAGCGGATTAATGCACCGGCGACGACCTCGGGTGCGACTTGGTCTCCGAACGGTATTAGCTACAGTGGCAACAACCGCACCCACCTGATCCGTATTCCCGATGCCGGTCGCTTTGAGTTGCGACTCGCCGATGGGGCTGCTAACCCTTACCTGTTGCCTGCTGCCGCGATCGCTGCCGGCTTAGATGGTATTCAGAACAAACGCGATCCAGGCCCCCGCTACGACAATGACAACTATGCTCAGCCCTTACCACCCGGCACAGTTCCGACCTTGCCCGAGCATTTGCTGGATGCCCTGCGATCGCTACAAGAAAGCACTGTTCTCACCGAAGGTTTGGGAGCTGCGTTCACAAGTGCATACCTCAAGCTTAAGCATCAGGAATGGCGCAGTTTTTGTGCTGAAATTACCCCTTGGGAGCGCGCTACAACCTTGGATTGCTAGCCCCATTGCCCACCTGTAACCAGCGTTGTAACTGCTGTTCTTCGTGGCGGCGTAAGCGTTGCCCTTTGCGGGTAAATTGCCGCCGCACGATCGCCGCACCAAACCCCAGTTGTACGTCGGCCCCGAGGGCTTGAAGGGGTACTGCAGCAGAACTGACGGTAAAGACGGGCAGTCCTTGTAGATCGGGCAATAGGCTCAGCAGAATCACTTCGATTGGCCAAAAGGCGAGTTGCGAATCCTGAAGCACTAGGGGTTCAACCCCAAGGTCAGCGATCGCGGTTGTCAGCTGCTGGAGTTTGGTGGCACTGTCTCGGGGATGGGGTTTGAGTAGCAGGGCCGACGGGAGTGACTGGTCAGCCAAAAACTGGCGATAGGCTTCAATCTCAGCCGTAAGGCTGATGTAGGCGCCGTCAGCTTGCTCTGAGAGGTTGGCTGTCAGCAATACGCCCCACTCTCGCTGAGCCGTCAGTTGTCTCAAACTGGCGATCGCTTGTGTGGGTAAGGCGTTGGCAAGGGTATGTAGGTAGTCCTCAAGGTCAGACAAAGGGACTGGCTGGCTGGGGAAGGGAGGTTGGCGATCCCCTGAAAAGATGAAATGACCACCATCGGCTGGAAGTGGTTTGGTAGCTGGTGACCACCAAGATCGCAGCCGCGATCGCCAGCCCCGCCGCTGCTGCAGCACAGAGTCGGCAGCCACGTAGACCCCCAGCCCATCGCCGTAGCACAGGCAGCGTGCTGTTGGATAAAGCTGTCGCAGAAGTTGTTCTTTCGGACGCCAGCCGGTGGCCAGCCACAGTTCATCGACGGTCTCGAGTCCAATCTCTTGTCGGAGTTGTTGTTGTTCTAGAGCTGATAGGGAGCGCCCCAGCCAACTGGTAAACCGCTCGGGAGCGATTGCTGATCCCGTCAAACCCGGCTGGAGCTGGGTTGCCATGCGGGCAACTTCGGCAGAGAAAGCCGCAAAACGATCGCGCGGTGCCCATCCCGAAAAGCAGTAGCGATCGGCTTGGAGTCCTTGACTGCGGAGCGCGGCGATCGCCGCAACCAGTTGGGCACTGCCAGGACAGTCGATGAGTCGCCGCATCAGACCTTGACCGGACGCAGTTGCTGCTTAACTTGGCGCAGCCAGGACCGCAAACGCTGCCGAGTCAGCCAGCGCGGTCGGTTGCCTTCTCGGATATCGTCGCGGACGTTGAAGCGCTTAATCGCTTGGCTAATTTCTGTGTCTGTGAGGATGCCGGAGTCGAGTGCCTGCTGCATGGCCTTGAACCAGAGGTCGCCGTAGGGATGACCGGGTCGTTTCCAAGGCTGACGCTTGAGGTCGGTGTAATGGATCAGTCGAGTTTCGCGATCGGCAAAGTCAAAGCTATTCCAGCGTGGATCCAGTGCCCCGATCTGATAGGGGCGTTTGTTCAAAAAGCGCGGTCCCATGCAGGGCAGATCGCGATAGTCGTAAACACCGGCTTCCAGTTCATCAATGAACTGTTCGAGGGGAAATCGGCAGCGATCGCAATCAAACAGGACGACACTCAAACCCCAGAGAGCACCAGCGCGATCGGGATAGGCTTCGGCTTTGGCGAGGAAGTCTGCCCCTTCCAGATCAGTGTCAAACAGTTCGCCAATATCGTGTAGGCAAACCACATCGGAGTCGATGTAGATGGCGCGGCCTTGGTAGCCGCAGAGTTCTGGAATCAAAAAACGGTAGAGGCTAAACTCCGTCGCATTCCAGTACTTGACCCGCAGTGACATGGGGGCGGGACGGGGTGGCTCTCCTAAAACCTCTAGGGCGTTGTGGG
Protein-coding regions in this window:
- a CDS encoding J domain-containing protein; this encodes MASKSTALPQSVIDRATELADRYGIDRQVFLEFAQFSRSQKVSSRGKSSTGKQPPVTKVKPLSLAQLKAGVCQAFNCSTVTQLKKSEGFQVAIEGRDYDLRLKQPWLELYRAWVAVPPDERNEVGPNCINGIDVLKNFRPWIVFGLDPKKATVEDIKSAFRQLAKEHHPDAGGNPEVFSKLQQMRDSLLFGR
- the nblR gene encoding response regulator transcription factor NblR, with product MIAPASPHILLIESDSSLAQQMAGDLLQAGYGTSLANVQQDLFAQIDLQKPDLVIVDRMAGGQSGLQFCRQLRDRGLTIPILLLMGRDTVEDRVACLEAGADDYLLKPYRSDEFLRRLQLYLQREPAAQEHLQFSNLTLDLSTRRAARNGRQIDLTMKEFDLLRFLMEHPREVLTREQILENVWGYDFMGESNVIEVYIRYLRLKIEIEGEKRLVQTVRGVGYVLRES
- a CDS encoding NAD(+) kinase; translated protein: MPDVGIIYNDSKPRACTIAEELQQQLQDRGWGVRLATSQSGLLGYSNPDTVICHTPVESLVPRGFDASLRWAIVLGGDGTVLAAARQLAPIGVPMLTVNTGHLGFLAEAYLDSLPAAIEQLCKGEYSIEERTMMEVKVLRRELIRWEALSLNEMALHREPLTSMCHFEVAIGKHVPVDIAADGVIVSTPTGSTAYSLSSGGPVVTPDVPVFQLVPICPHSLASRALVFANREPMTIFPATPERLMMVVDGNAGCYVWPEDRVLIQRSRYPAQFIRLQPNEFFRVLREKLGWGLPHVAKPSAPDQS
- the folP gene encoding dihydropteroate synthase, with product MSDRSTLQWGQRTYLMGVINVTPDSFSDGGQFLDPAIAVAQGQALWQAGADILDIGGQSTRPGAETVPLAVELARVIPVVRSLRAELGSKPILSVDTTRVEVAAAALAAGADWINDISGGTFEPEILSLAAERQAPIVLMHLRGTPQTMQQLTDYDDVVTAVQTSLVERREAAIAAGVQPERIILDPGIGFAKTAEQNLELLRRQRELTTLGCPLLVGVSRKSFIGKILNQPDPQQRVWGTAAACSAAIAQGADILRVHDVAAMVDVARVADAIWRSP
- a CDS encoding PAM68 family protein — encoded protein: MSKPTPDRLPFEPKRRKAKPAKAAAAPAPVATQASEPKQSSKVSRSQPKLEETRIPDAVSQRMLRRILAFSGVPTGLGVAVFFLSYWLVSREIIPLPTSAVVLASMGCFGLGVLGLTYGLLSASWDEQQDGSLLGWDEFRLNGGRMITAWRESRAARQQAKSDS
- the rpsO gene encoding 30S ribosomal protein S15, which encodes MSLTQARKQEIFEAYQIHPTDTGSADVQVAVLSERISRLSQHLQQNKKDFASRTGLLRLIGQRKRLLAYILKQDRDRYKALIERLGIRG
- the ruvA gene encoding Holliday junction branch migration protein RuvA — its product is MIGYLQGSLAGVRKQSGRLLLLLDVQGVGYEVQTPARSLVELPAAGQSLQVFTHLQVREDQWLLFGFLQMAERDLFRQLISVSGIGPQLGLALLDSLSLAELVQAIVAGNTRLLSRTPGVGAKTAERLALELRSKLAEWREEAGLLPSATAAPIAAVQEDVEMTLLALGYNNREILQALTAIAQENLVQSGQPAEDWIREAIAWLSR
- a CDS encoding transaldolase; protein product: MAANLLEQLRGMTVVVADTGGIQSIATFTPRDATTNPSLITAAAQMPQYQSIIDDTLRQVRTELGAEAPVEAIVAEAIDELFVAFGLRILEIVPGRVSTEVDARLSYDTEATIAKARKLIGLYERAGIRRDRVLIKIASTWEGIRAAEVLEKEGIHCNLTLLFGFHQAVACAEAGVTLISPFVGRILDWYKKESGRDAFPGAEDPGVQSVTQIYNYYKKFGYATEVMGASFRNISEIIELAGCDLLTISPGLLEELRQTEALLERKLDPAIAESLELEQIHLDRDRFAELHQADRMANEKLDEGIRGFCKAIDTLEGLLKQRLAVLEGKAVFHHAAHEVFSVCDLDGDGFITREEWLGSDAVFDALDLNKDGKLNEEDLLAGLGATLQMAGRAVATV
- the glnT gene encoding type III glutamate--ammonia ligase; protein product: MDSLAALARDRGIRYFLIAFTDLFGVQRAKLVPASSIDLMATSGAGFAGFAAWLDLSPADADVLAIPDRDSLFQLPWQPEVAWMPADLYLNDQPLEQAPRWVLKRVLSVAESLGYRPKTGVECEFFLLDETGDAIADPRDRQAKPCYDQQSLMRRYDLITQISEAMEELGWGPYQSDHEDADGQFEMNWTYADALVTADRQAFFKYMVKTLAERQGLRATFMPKPFADLTGNGCHMHLSLWNREGTTNTFVDPVATAPLSTLGYQFIGGLLHSAASLCALTNPTINSYKRINAPATTSGATWSPNGISYSGNNRTHLIRIPDAGRFELRLADGAANPYLLPAAAIAAGLDGIQNKRDPGPRYDNDNYAQPLPPGTVPTLPEHLLDALRSLQESTVLTEGLGAAFTSAYLKLKHQEWRSFCAEITPWERATTLDC
- a CDS encoding glycosyltransferase produces the protein MADPIRIFIGSGEASRIERQVAIDSLQRMTDRPLAITAFNGTHNALEVLGEPPRPAPMSLRVKYWNATEFSLYRFLIPELCGYQGRAIYIDSDVVCLHDIGELFDTDLEGADFLAKAEAYPDRAGALWGLSVVLFDCDRCRFPLEQFIDELEAGVYDYRDLPCMGPRFLNKRPYQIGALDPRWNSFDFADRETRLIHYTDLKRQPWKRPGHPYGDLWFKAMQQALDSGILTDTEISQAIKRFNVRDDIREGNRPRWLTRQRLRSWLRQVKQQLRPVKV